One window of the Bos mutus isolate GX-2022 chromosome X, NWIPB_WYAK_1.1, whole genome shotgun sequence genome contains the following:
- the RENBP gene encoding N-acylglucosamine 2-epimerase isoform X2, with protein sequence MEKEQETLRAWKDRVARELDRVVAFWLDHSHDQEQGGFFTCLGRDGQVYDDLKYVWLQGRQVWMYCRLYRQFERFRRPELLNAAKAGGEFLLRYAQVAPPAKKCAFVLTRDGRPVKVQRTIFSECFYTMAMNELWRVTGDARYQNEAMEMMDQIVSWVREDPSGLGRPQLPGAPASESMAVPMMLLNLVEQLGEADEELAGISAELGDWCAQRILQHVQRGGQAVLENVSEDGEELSGCLGRHQNPGHALEAGWFLLRYAIQRGDAKLRAHVIDKFLLLPFHSGWDPEHGGLFYFQDADGLCPTQLEWAMKLWWPHSEAMIAFLMGYSETGDPALLRIFYQVAEYTFHRFRDPEYGEWFGYLNRDGKVALTIKGGPFKGCFHVPRCLAMCEEMLNNLLSRLAPASALSTRSPPAGPARPGAE encoded by the exons ATGGAGAAGGAACAAGAGACGCTGCGGGCCTGGAAGGATCGCGTGGCGCGCGAGTTGGATCGCGTGGTGGCTTTCTGGCTGGATCATTCCCACGACCAGGAGCAGGG GGGCTTCTTCACGTGCCTTGGCCGCGACGGGCAGGTGTACGATGACCTCAAGTACGTCTGGCTGCAAGGGAGGCAG gtgtggatgtacTGTCGCTTGTACCGCCAGTTTGAGCGCTTCCGCCGCCCGGAGCTTTTGAATGCAGCTAAAGCAG GTGGCGAGTTTTTGCTGCGTTATGCCCAAGTGGCACCTCCTGCAAAGAAGTGTGCCTTTGTGCTGACCAGGGACGGCCGCCCAGTCAAGGTGCAGCGGACCATCTTCAGCGAGTGTTTTTACACCATGGCCATGAACGAGCTGTGGAGGGTGACCGGGGATGCACGGTACCAG AACGAAGCCATGGAGATGATGGATCAGATCGTGAGCTGGGTGCGGGAGGACCCCTCTGGGCTGGGCCGGCCCCAGCTCCCTGGGGCCCCAGCCTCAGAGTCCATGGCGGTGCCCATGATGCTGCTCAACCTGGTGGAGCAGCTTGGGGAGGCGGACGAGGAGCTGGCAGGCATCTCTGCGGAGCTGGGGGACTGGTGCGCTCAGAGGATTCTGCAACATGTgcag AGGGGTGGGCAGGCTGTGCTGGAGAACGTGTCAGAGGATGGTGAGGAACTCTCAGGCTGCTTGGGGAGACACCAGAACCCAG GCCACGCGCTGGAGGCTGGCTGGTTCCTGCTCCGTTATGCTATCCAGAGAGGTGATGCCAAACTTCGAGCCCACGTGATTGACAAGTTCCTACTGTTGCCTTTCCACTCTGGATGGGACCCTGAGCATGGTGGCCTCTTCTACTTCCAGGATGCTGATGGCCTCTGCCCCACCCAG ctGGAGTGGGCCATGAAGCTCTGGTGGCCACACAGTGAAGCCATGATCGCCTTCCTCATGGGCTACAGTGAGACTGGGGACCCTGCCTTGCTGCGCATCTTCTACCAGGTGGCCGAGTACACCTTCCACCGG TTTCGCGATCCAGAGTACGGGGAATGGTTTGGCTACCTGAACCGAGACGGGAAGGTCGCCCTCACTATCAAGGGGGGTCCTTTCAAAG GCTGCTTCCACGTGCCGCGGTGCCTGGCCATGTGCGAGGAGATGCTGAACAACCTGCTGAGCCGCCTCGCTCCGGCCTCAGCCCTCAGCACCCGGTCTCCGCCCGCTGGTCCCGCCCGCCCGGGCGCAGAATAA
- the RENBP gene encoding N-acylglucosamine 2-epimerase isoform X1, giving the protein MSRGLRVWQDMEKEQETLRAWKDRVARELDRVVAFWLDHSHDQEQGGFFTCLGRDGQVYDDLKYVWLQGRQVWMYCRLYRQFERFRRPELLNAAKAGGEFLLRYAQVAPPAKKCAFVLTRDGRPVKVQRTIFSECFYTMAMNELWRVTGDARYQNEAMEMMDQIVSWVREDPSGLGRPQLPGAPASESMAVPMMLLNLVEQLGEADEELAGISAELGDWCAQRILQHVQRGGQAVLENVSEDGEELSGCLGRHQNPGHALEAGWFLLRYAIQRGDAKLRAHVIDKFLLLPFHSGWDPEHGGLFYFQDADGLCPTQLEWAMKLWWPHSEAMIAFLMGYSETGDPALLRIFYQVAEYTFHRFRDPEYGEWFGYLNRDGKVALTIKGGPFKGCFHVPRCLAMCEEMLNNLLSRLAPASALSTRSPPAGPARPGAE; this is encoded by the exons ATGAGCCGGGGTCTCCGAGTGTGGCAG GACATGGAGAAGGAACAAGAGACGCTGCGGGCCTGGAAGGATCGCGTGGCGCGCGAGTTGGATCGCGTGGTGGCTTTCTGGCTGGATCATTCCCACGACCAGGAGCAGGG GGGCTTCTTCACGTGCCTTGGCCGCGACGGGCAGGTGTACGATGACCTCAAGTACGTCTGGCTGCAAGGGAGGCAG gtgtggatgtacTGTCGCTTGTACCGCCAGTTTGAGCGCTTCCGCCGCCCGGAGCTTTTGAATGCAGCTAAAGCAG GTGGCGAGTTTTTGCTGCGTTATGCCCAAGTGGCACCTCCTGCAAAGAAGTGTGCCTTTGTGCTGACCAGGGACGGCCGCCCAGTCAAGGTGCAGCGGACCATCTTCAGCGAGTGTTTTTACACCATGGCCATGAACGAGCTGTGGAGGGTGACCGGGGATGCACGGTACCAG AACGAAGCCATGGAGATGATGGATCAGATCGTGAGCTGGGTGCGGGAGGACCCCTCTGGGCTGGGCCGGCCCCAGCTCCCTGGGGCCCCAGCCTCAGAGTCCATGGCGGTGCCCATGATGCTGCTCAACCTGGTGGAGCAGCTTGGGGAGGCGGACGAGGAGCTGGCAGGCATCTCTGCGGAGCTGGGGGACTGGTGCGCTCAGAGGATTCTGCAACATGTgcag AGGGGTGGGCAGGCTGTGCTGGAGAACGTGTCAGAGGATGGTGAGGAACTCTCAGGCTGCTTGGGGAGACACCAGAACCCAG GCCACGCGCTGGAGGCTGGCTGGTTCCTGCTCCGTTATGCTATCCAGAGAGGTGATGCCAAACTTCGAGCCCACGTGATTGACAAGTTCCTACTGTTGCCTTTCCACTCTGGATGGGACCCTGAGCATGGTGGCCTCTTCTACTTCCAGGATGCTGATGGCCTCTGCCCCACCCAG ctGGAGTGGGCCATGAAGCTCTGGTGGCCACACAGTGAAGCCATGATCGCCTTCCTCATGGGCTACAGTGAGACTGGGGACCCTGCCTTGCTGCGCATCTTCTACCAGGTGGCCGAGTACACCTTCCACCGG TTTCGCGATCCAGAGTACGGGGAATGGTTTGGCTACCTGAACCGAGACGGGAAGGTCGCCCTCACTATCAAGGGGGGTCCTTTCAAAG GCTGCTTCCACGTGCCGCGGTGCCTGGCCATGTGCGAGGAGATGCTGAACAACCTGCTGAGCCGCCTCGCTCCGGCCTCAGCCCTCAGCACCCGGTCTCCGCCCGCTGGTCCCGCCCGCCCGGGCGCAGAATAA